The proteins below come from a single Deltaproteobacteria bacterium genomic window:
- a CDS encoding GNAT family N-acetyltransferase → MIIRRMGYEDMEMLTEMGARMHAEGAYGFLPFNREKVSRHIVGYIEDTETQCGLVAEKDNILVGMLGGYITDYFFCDKKVACDMFLFVDRKHRGSSAALRLIQTFRNWAIAHEACEICLSTSTTVNTERTERFYKKMGFTCVGGIFKQRIR, encoded by the coding sequence GTGATCATTCGACGAATGGGATATGAGGATATGGAAATGCTCACTGAGATGGGAGCCCGGATGCACGCGGAAGGAGCTTACGGTTTCCTTCCATTTAATAGAGAAAAAGTCTCCCGGCATATTGTCGGCTATATTGAGGATACTGAGACACAGTGCGGATTAGTCGCCGAAAAAGACAATATCCTCGTCGGCATGTTGGGCGGTTATATAACCGACTATTTTTTCTGCGACAAAAAAGTAGCTTGTGACATGTTTCTGTTCGTCGATCGGAAACACCGTGGCAGTTCGGCTGCTTTGCGTTTGATTCAGACCTTTCGGAATTGGGCTATAGCACACGAGGCTTGTGAGATTTGTCTCAGCACCTCAACCACCGTCAACACAGAACGAACTGAGAGGTTCTATAAGAAAATGGGGTTCACCTGTGTCGGCGGCATCTTCAAACAACGTATCAGGTAG